The Mya arenaria isolate MELC-2E11 chromosome 16, ASM2691426v1 genome includes a window with the following:
- the LOC128222554 gene encoding dynein light chain Tctex-type 5-like isoform X2 has translation MKARHMTLASPRIGRAKVLPISSARSSTAPPTLRTETATFLEVTPMDISLPTYSDHRRQIRQESKYKMAPATELPVEPRNIEIAVEKVLSDNLHDKYYEASQSRHLSQLLSARVLEEVRRQAPGNYKFVAVVSIGSVRERPGVQLGSRCLWNKDTDRFITAKYSNRSLFAVAMVYGLHYD, from the exons ATGAAGGCCAGGCACATGACACTAG CTTCACCGAGAATTGGCAGAGCAAAGGTCCTTCCGATAAGCAGCGCCAGGTCCTCCACGGCCCCTCCGACACTCAGAACGGAAACGGCCACTTTTCTGGAGGTCACGCCTATGGACATATCACTTCCGACATATTCCGACCACAGACGCCAGATCCGCCAAGAAAGCAAATACAAGATGGCGCCGGCGACGGAGCTTCCGGTTGAGCCGCGCAACATTGAAATTGCAGTAGAAAAAGTGCTGTCGGACAATCTTCACGATAAATATTACGAGGCGTCGCAAAGCCGCCATCTTAGTCAGTTGCTTAGTGCGCGTGTACTAGAGGAAGTTCGAAGACAGGCCCCCGGGAACTATAAATTCGTGGCCGTCGTTTCCATAGGGAGCGTTCGTGAGAGACCGGGTGTACAACTCGGCTCCAGGTGTTTGTGGAATAAGGACACCGACCGTTTCATCACTGCTAAATATAGTAACAGATCTTTATTTGCAGTAGCGATGGTGTATGGATTGCATTATGACTAG
- the LOC128222554 gene encoding dynein light chain Tctex-type 5-like isoform X1 encodes MTMERTSFKGSSLQVRVVSCRTVDTPPSRDNTDHDSRMKARHMTLASPRIGRAKVLPISSARSSTAPPTLRTETATFLEVTPMDISLPTYSDHRRQIRQESKYKMAPATELPVEPRNIEIAVEKVLSDNLHDKYYEASQSRHLSQLLSARVLEEVRRQAPGNYKFVAVVSIGSVRERPGVQLGSRCLWNKDTDRFITAKYSNRSLFAVAMVYGLHYD; translated from the exons GCTCCTCCCTCCAAGTGCGAGTGGTCAGTTGTCGAACAGTAGACACGCCCCCATCACGTGACAACACTGACCACGATTCCAGGATGAAGGCCAGGCACATGACACTAG CTTCACCGAGAATTGGCAGAGCAAAGGTCCTTCCGATAAGCAGCGCCAGGTCCTCCACGGCCCCTCCGACACTCAGAACGGAAACGGCCACTTTTCTGGAGGTCACGCCTATGGACATATCACTTCCGACATATTCCGACCACAGACGCCAGATCCGCCAAGAAAGCAAATACAAGATGGCGCCGGCGACGGAGCTTCCGGTTGAGCCGCGCAACATTGAAATTGCAGTAGAAAAAGTGCTGTCGGACAATCTTCACGATAAATATTACGAGGCGTCGCAAAGCCGCCATCTTAGTCAGTTGCTTAGTGCGCGTGTACTAGAGGAAGTTCGAAGACAGGCCCCCGGGAACTATAAATTCGTGGCCGTCGTTTCCATAGGGAGCGTTCGTGAGAGACCGGGTGTACAACTCGGCTCCAGGTGTTTGTGGAATAAGGACACCGACCGTTTCATCACTGCTAAATATAGTAACAGATCTTTATTTGCAGTAGCGATGGTGTATGGATTGCATTATGACTAG
- the LOC128222657 gene encoding uncharacterized protein LOC128222657 → MALVKVTSISKTDRATMATTMQLGALWWMLLVLVQPSAGSKRCFECADVPHPADCKLVTICADYEKCVTREYISSGGLVLYSSGCESKTRCASFGKRDVSLPEKRQTTDIVVCEECCDGEFCNMQGCGIAAAPQPRGPFCFNCPTLDDPADCRTVTECERGQVCAIQQILHSTQYLSKCMRDLTCNATSHAYVQSGHCFRCCTADFCNDSCTQPSG, encoded by the exons ATGGCATTGGTTAAGGTGACATccatttcaaaaacagatagg GCAACAATGGCTACAACCATGCAACTGGGCGCTCTATGGTGGATGCTGCTAGTGTTAGTGCAACCCTCAG CGGGAAGCAAGCGATGTTTTGAATGTGCTGACGTGCCCCACCCAGCAGACTGTAAACTGGTGACAATATGTGCTGACTATGAG AAATGTGTAACAAGGGAGTATATATCCTCCGGAGGTTTAGTTCTCTACAGCAGTGGCTGCGAGTCCAAAACA cgCTGCGCCTCCTTTGGCAAGCGTGACGTCAGTCTACCTGAAAAACGTCAGACGACAGATATCGTCGTATGTGAAGAATGTTGTGATGGTGAATTCTGCAACATGCAGGGGTGCGGAATCGCCG CCGCTCCACAGCCCCGTGGTCCGTTCTGTTTCAACTGTCCCACGCTTGATGACCCTGCGGATTGTAGGACGGTAACAGAGTGCGAAAGGGGTCAG GTGTGTGCAATTCAACAGATTCTCCATTCAACCCAGTACCTGTCGAAATGTATGAGAGATCTG ACATGTAACGCAACAAGCCACGCCTATGTTCAGAGCGGCCATTGCTTCCGGTGTTGTACTGCAGACTTCTGCAATGATTCCTGCACTCAACCATCAGGATGA